Proteins from one Brevibacillus humidisoli genomic window:
- a CDS encoding M42 family metallopeptidase — protein MDNDLLLMKELTETAGPPGFEVRIHNLMRGQIERHTAHVISDNLGSIVGRMGEQGPKILLAGHMDEVAFMVSHITKDGFLRMQPLGGWWGHVVLAQRVKVLSRKGDLTGVTGSKAPHVLSIQERKNVLDIDTMFVDIGASSREEAEAFGVEVGDPIVPVCPFEVLPNPRLLLGKAWDNRAGCYVALKVMERLRQEDHPNTVYAGATVQEEVGLRGAQTLANTIAPDIAFALDVGVAGDTPGMNQKEGHSRLGAGPLLGFYDTSMIPHLNLRDLVIETARKHRIPYQIDLMPGGGTDAGKIHTANRGVPTMVVSVAARYIHSHVSIVHRDDLEHSIRLLVELIKILDHSMVERIKGLERHVGTVKAQGSIMEREPSYV, from the coding sequence ATGGATAACGATCTGCTGTTAATGAAGGAATTAACGGAAACGGCAGGTCCGCCCGGTTTTGAAGTGCGCATCCACAACCTGATGCGTGGGCAAATCGAGCGGCATACCGCACATGTGATCAGCGACAATCTGGGTAGTATTGTTGGCAGGATGGGAGAACAAGGGCCTAAGATCCTGCTCGCAGGGCACATGGACGAAGTAGCTTTTATGGTCAGCCATATTACAAAAGACGGCTTTTTGCGTATGCAGCCATTGGGCGGTTGGTGGGGGCACGTGGTTCTGGCACAGCGTGTGAAGGTCCTCTCGCGCAAGGGCGATCTGACAGGGGTGACCGGCTCCAAAGCACCACACGTCCTATCGATTCAAGAGCGAAAAAACGTGCTCGATATCGATACGATGTTTGTGGACATCGGCGCCTCAAGCCGGGAAGAAGCAGAAGCCTTTGGTGTAGAAGTGGGTGATCCGATCGTCCCGGTCTGCCCGTTTGAAGTGCTGCCCAATCCGCGTCTGCTGCTGGGTAAGGCATGGGATAACCGGGCGGGATGCTACGTAGCGTTAAAGGTAATGGAGAGATTGAGACAGGAGGATCATCCCAACACGGTATATGCTGGAGCGACGGTGCAGGAAGAAGTAGGTCTGCGCGGTGCCCAGACGTTAGCCAACACGATTGCACCAGATATTGCTTTTGCCCTCGATGTAGGCGTTGCGGGAGATACTCCCGGGATGAACCAGAAAGAAGGTCATTCCCGCTTGGGAGCTGGGCCACTGCTCGGTTTTTACGATACCAGCATGATTCCCCATCTCAATCTGCGTGACCTGGTGATTGAGACGGCAAGAAAACATCGCATCCCATATCAAATCGACCTGATGCCGGGTGGAGGAACCGATGCCGGAAAAATCCACACGGCAAACCGCGGCGTTCCCACCATGGTCGTAAGTGTCGCGGCCCGCTATATTCACAGCCACGTGTCGATCGTACACCGGGATGATCTTGAACATTCGATCCGTCTGCTGGTGGAATTGATCAAGATCCTTGACCACAGTATGGTGGAACGGATTAAAGGACTGGAGCGTCATGTTGGCACAGTAAAAGCTCAAGGCAGCATCATGGAGCGGGAACCTAGTTATGTATGA